Proteins found in one Methanospirillum hungatei JF-1 genomic segment:
- a CDS encoding sensor histidine kinase, translating to MDLRAKTFLIIGLTLLGGIALIILFSFTLLTDSYAQFEEDDTRQNLIKGLKVLSYEKDQIYSLTGDWSRWDETYNFVQDKNDEYIIQNLNYASIHNLGIDLLIFVRGDSTLKYATRINTTAGRMESVPDEILSQVLSIPDICTFESILDGKSGFIILPDGPAIIVAEPIITSIYEGPSVGTLICIEYLNEAKVKTLSSIADLHLTISSIHDFPLIKALNEINEITTSDIIVTPESDTNITGTSYLSSIDSNGFLEFTVTLPRDIITQGKATILTFILFLMILGLVVIVVSLIIIDRFVLFRLRTLIENIKNRNTERAQIDAPLLEGDDEFSRLAKEIHPIFLELNQSQKDLEEHNRLLSESERKYRELADLLPEFVFEADLDGNISFINQMGMKISGHRMDDKNTGFHILNFIHPQSHPQFLQALDQIRKGKPINGTEFSGINHNGETYPITVYASPIWSGSQVTGFRGFAIDISDRKEIENSLRKLADIVEHTSTGIVTGTGANVDYVNAAYSQMHGMEPAEFIGKNPFLVGTRYPEKNFLSYLDSALFSGHATFELDHIRSDNSVFPALHDLTILSGTSADNAVWSLNVQDITEQRLAWKALIDSEALRESARQLRDVISRLPDATFVIDKDGWVIFWNQAMEHLTGIQEADIIGRGRYEYAIPFYGEKRPMLLNAVLDKEGTIIKLFPNVSRSGDSLFTDETFPKMGKGGKYFSSMAGPLFDSKGNIIGAIQSMRDITARIMAEQALMRTNEKLNLLSSITRHDIRNRVTVILGLLPLLKEARNDPETAEIVKIMDNATRLIHDQIEFTRVYQNLGIQSPEWKDAGFLVRKAAEIGIPERITVENNLSGLFIYADPLLERVFYNLIDNALRHAGPNLSSIRFSWYSIDNEVCICCEDDGQGIPDDLKERIFDRGYGSNTGLGLFLVREILSITGIRIFETGTYGKGARFEIWVPSGGYSEKDNID from the coding sequence ATGGATCTTCGGGCAAAAACATTCCTTATAATCGGACTGACCCTGCTCGGGGGTATAGCGCTCATAATACTCTTTTCCTTTACTCTTCTGACTGACAGTTATGCCCAGTTTGAAGAAGATGACACCAGGCAGAATCTCATCAAAGGTTTGAAGGTACTCAGTTATGAAAAGGATCAGATCTATTCCCTGACCGGGGACTGGTCACGGTGGGATGAGACGTACAATTTTGTTCAGGATAAAAACGATGAGTACATCATACAAAACCTCAATTATGCCTCTATCCACAATCTTGGTATCGATCTCCTGATTTTTGTAAGAGGTGATAGCACCCTCAAATATGCAACCAGGATAAATACAACCGCAGGGCGAATGGAATCCGTCCCTGATGAGATCCTGTCACAGGTACTCTCCATCCCGGATATATGTACATTCGAATCGATTCTAGATGGAAAGTCTGGTTTCATCATCCTGCCTGATGGTCCTGCTATTATTGTTGCTGAACCTATCATCACCAGTATCTATGAGGGTCCATCGGTTGGAACTCTCATATGTATTGAATATTTAAATGAGGCAAAAGTTAAGACATTGTCAAGTATAGCAGATCTACATCTTACCATCTCATCAATACATGACTTTCCACTTATAAAAGCCCTGAATGAGATCAATGAAATAACTACCTCCGATATAATCGTAACACCTGAATCTGACACAAACATAACAGGAACGTCATATCTTTCATCCATTGATTCAAATGGCTTTCTTGAGTTTACCGTTACATTACCCAGAGATATAATCACACAGGGGAAAGCAACAATTCTGACCTTTATACTATTCCTCATGATCCTGGGCCTTGTAGTAATCGTTGTCTCACTCATAATCATTGACCGGTTTGTTCTCTTCAGGTTACGAACGCTTATAGAGAATATTAAAAACCGGAACACAGAACGTGCACAGATAGATGCCCCTCTTCTGGAGGGTGATGACGAATTTTCCAGACTCGCCAAGGAGATACATCCCATTTTTCTTGAATTAAACCAGTCACAAAAGGATCTGGAAGAACATAATCGACTTCTCTCTGAAAGTGAGCGCAAATACCGTGAACTCGCGGATTTACTACCTGAATTCGTTTTTGAAGCAGACTTGGATGGGAATATCTCATTCATCAATCAGATGGGAATGAAGATATCCGGACATCGAATGGATGATAAGAATACCGGTTTTCATATATTGAATTTTATTCACCCACAAAGCCATCCTCAGTTTCTCCAGGCACTTGATCAGATCAGAAAGGGAAAACCAATTAACGGGACTGAATTTTCAGGAATTAACCACAATGGTGAGACCTATCCTATTACTGTATATGCATCCCCTATTTGGTCAGGATCACAGGTTACCGGGTTTCGTGGATTTGCAATTGACATATCAGACCGAAAAGAGATTGAGAACTCACTTCGGAAACTTGCCGATATTGTTGAACATACCAGCACCGGTATCGTAACCGGGACCGGGGCAAATGTCGACTATGTCAATGCAGCATATTCACAGATGCATGGAATGGAACCTGCAGAGTTCATCGGAAAAAATCCATTTCTTGTGGGAACCAGGTATCCGGAGAAAAATTTTCTGTCATACCTTGACAGTGCTCTCTTTTCCGGCCATGCCACGTTTGAACTTGATCACATCAGATCTGATAACTCTGTCTTTCCGGCACTTCATGATCTGACCATCCTCTCCGGAACATCAGCTGACAATGCCGTATGGTCGTTGAATGTTCAGGATATTACCGAACAGCGACTGGCCTGGAAAGCACTTATCGACAGCGAAGCTCTTCGTGAATCAGCCCGACAACTCCGCGATGTAATCTCCAGGCTTCCTGATGCAACGTTTGTTATTGACAAAGATGGATGGGTAATCTTCTGGAATCAGGCTATGGAACATCTGACTGGGATTCAGGAGGCAGACATCATCGGAAGAGGAAGATATGAGTATGCAATACCATTCTATGGAGAAAAGAGGCCAATGCTCCTCAATGCCGTTCTTGACAAGGAAGGTACCATCATAAAACTCTTCCCGAATGTCAGCCGGTCGGGCGATTCACTCTTTACCGATGAAACATTCCCGAAGATGGGGAAAGGAGGGAAATATTTCTCATCGATGGCCGGACCGTTATTCGATTCAAAAGGGAATATTATCGGCGCTATCCAGAGCATGCGTGATATTACTGCACGGATCATGGCTGAACAGGCACTCATGCGGACAAATGAGAAATTAAATCTCCTCTCCAGCATAACCAGGCATGACATCAGAAACCGTGTGACCGTCATTCTTGGACTTCTTCCCCTGCTAAAGGAGGCCAGGAATGATCCGGAGACGGCAGAGATTGTAAAGATCATGGATAATGCAACCAGACTCATTCATGATCAGATTGAGTTCACGCGAGTATATCAGAACCTTGGTATTCAGTCACCAGAATGGAAGGATGCAGGATTTCTGGTTCGTAAGGCAGCAGAAATTGGCATTCCTGAACGGATTACTGTTGAGAATAATCTCTCCGGTCTTTTCATATATGCAGATCCCCTCCTTGAGCGGGTATTTTACAATCTGATAGATAATGCCCTCCGGCATGCAGGTCCGAATCTCTCATCCATCCGGTTTTCATGGTACTCTATTGACAATGAGGTGTGTATCTGCTGTGAGGATGATGGTCAGGGTATCCCTGATGACCTCAAGGAGAGGATTTTTGATCGGGGATATGGAAGTAATACCGGTCTTGGATTATTCCTTGTTCGGGAAATATTATCAATAACCGGGATTCGGATCTTCGAAACCGGGACTTATGGGAAAGGCGCTCGATTTGAGATATGGGTTCCGTCTGGCGGCTATTCAGAAAAGGATAATATTGATTAA
- a CDS encoding ATP-binding response regulator, translating to MPENTVLIVEDDEIIARVLISILRDGGFIVHTPVNSGEQVLEQVAVEKPDVVLMDIDLPGVMSGIEAAAQLFNIFSIPVIFVTGHDEKKIFEKAMSSTPFGFLIKPVNPSLLYCAIKVSLNLCDRIRQTTEGKKAGLSPSMWVQIADSSHPVIIINSDHAILWMNQAAEECIEERSSALFLKDIRQALRLLCPDLDISPDFFRSHDESGMQLCVGSGQEERQYIITARPIMNMFGTYSGSFITITKPS from the coding sequence ATGCCTGAAAATACAGTCCTGATTGTCGAGGACGATGAGATAATAGCCCGGGTCTTAATCTCTATCCTACGCGACGGTGGATTTATTGTTCATACCCCGGTAAACTCGGGTGAACAAGTACTCGAGCAGGTAGCCGTGGAAAAACCAGACGTAGTCCTCATGGACATTGATCTTCCCGGGGTCATGTCAGGGATAGAAGCTGCGGCACAACTCTTCAACATATTCTCAATACCGGTTATCTTCGTCACCGGCCATGATGAGAAGAAGATTTTTGAGAAGGCTATGTCTTCTACGCCATTTGGTTTTCTCATAAAACCGGTCAATCCGAGTCTTCTTTACTGTGCGATCAAAGTCAGTTTGAATCTATGTGACAGGATACGCCAGACAACAGAGGGAAAAAAGGCAGGTCTCTCTCCTTCCATGTGGGTTCAGATAGCAGATTCTTCTCATCCGGTGATAATCATAAATTCAGATCATGCTATTCTCTGGATGAATCAGGCGGCTGAAGAATGCATTGAAGAACGCAGTTCTGCACTCTTCTTAAAAGACATTCGCCAGGCACTTCGTCTCTTATGCCCAGACCTTGACATCTCACCTGATTTTTTCAGGTCGCATGATGAAAGTGGGATGCAGCTTTGTGTTGGTTCAGGCCAGGAAGAAAGACAATATATAATTACTGCCCGGCCGATTATGAATATGTTTGGTACATATTCCGGTTCATTTATTACGATCACAAAGCCCTCGTAA